TTTCTTAAATATGCTTTGACTTTGTTAACACGTTTTACATTTATGTCATAAACTATTATAACATACATTATTTCAGGTTTTATGGTTCAAGTATAAAATGTTTTCATATTCTTGAAAGGACAAGTAATGAAATAAAAGGATGTAAAAGTTTAACTAAGTATTTATTAGCAATTCTTGGTGAGACTCGAGGAACAGGGCCGTGTAAAGTAAAAGTTTAACGAACCTTTTGCGCTTTTCTATGTCCCCGTTGAAATCGAACAGGGCCGTGTAAAGTAAAAGTTTAACTCGGTCGGATTCGGCATCATATGTCACTTTGACCCGAACAGGGCCGTGTAAAGTAAAAGTTTAACTAAGTATTTATTAGCACGTAGCTTAACCTCCGAAATCCGAAGATAGCCAATATAGTAAAAGTTTAACTAAGTATTTATTAGCACCTACAGAGTCTGCTTGGATGACAGGAGGGCGTATGTCGGTAAAAGTTTAACTAAGTATTTATTAGCACACAAGACATTTGATAGCACATGGCGGGAAACTGAATAGTAAAAGTTTAACTAAGTATTTATTAGCACCCTGGTCTTGATTTCTTTTAATTTTGCTAATGTTAGAATTCAATTAAGTGTTACCACCAGCTTATGAATGGTTTATACTGTTCCTTTCCTAGAACATGTTTTATCAATTTGTAGCATTCTAACCGTATTAAACGTTTATATGATACTTTTCTCCCGATTTTCCTATGTTTAATTGTCTTTTTAAGTCTTTTATCGTATTCTGCTATGAATTTTCTTTTCCCATTTTCGTTGAGTAAAGAATAATTTAAATCTTTTTCAAAGTCTGTTTTATCTATCATATTCTTCTTTATTAGATACAATATTAGGCGATCGATGATTATTGGCTTGAATAATTCGCTGATGTCTAATGCAAGTGAGTATCGTCTTTCAAATGGTTCATGGAGATATGATATAGTGGGGTTTAACTGTGTATTATAGATTTCGCTTATGATGGTTGAATATAAAAGGGAGTTGCCAAAACTAATTAGTGCGTTTGTCATGTTTTTGGGTGGTCTACGAGTCCTCTGACCTATCCTAAAATCTTTTGGGAGTATCTTGTCCAATAATCTATAATAGTCTGCTCTAGCCCTTCCTTCAACATTCATGATCTCGGTTATCTTATCACATGAATTAAGATTTTCTAAGAGAGCATCCATGTTATTATCCAGATTATAGTAGGATAAAACTCGTTTCATGTTAGATATTGCGCCTTTAACAAAATCTGAGGCAAGTTTTAACCTTTTCTCATTATCTATAAAATGTTCGACTTGTTTTATCAGAAGATCCCCAGACAGTAGCGTCTCCCTCGGATAAAAACTCCCTGTGTAAAATCCGTACCGGTTAAAAAAGTGTATTGGTATACCTTCTTTTGATAACAAATTCACAACCTGGGAGGAAATGCTAAGCGCCCCATATGTGTATATTGAATATATAGCGTGGATTGGTAGTGGGCGTTTCCCATCCTTGTTTATGAAATATAATGTGTTCTCTTTCCTTTTTAGGAGGCCATTTGTAAGTATATAGTAATTTTTCCTAGTCATCGTGATGTTATGACCAACAAAATTCAAGGTAGGCACAGTTTCTACATATTTTCTTCCTTTGAGGCTGTGGAACGTCGCCTTTAATTATGGAGTCTATATCTTGGAGAATTTTTTCTAATCTTTTCTCAATATCGTGGGTTAGTCTTATCTCTTTCCTTTTGCGGAGTTTTGGATAATCTATAAAACCTCTAATCTTCTCTATTCCCTTTTCATTTTTCAAGTAATAGAGATAATAGAGTAATTGGAAAAGGTGAGCTTCCTCCATTTTATTGCTTTTTTTAACTTCATGAACTTCAAGGACTTTTCCTTTTCTCATGAAGTCTGCGCTTATAAGGTCATCAAGTATCAAACCCTTTTCTTCCCGTTTATAAGTGTCATCATGTATCAATTTCCCTAGTTCAACAGCATCTGATTCCTGCTCCATTTGTATATGGTGAGAAAAAAGCCAAAGCTTAGTTTTACATACGAAATAATAATTGATTTGAGTTCCACGTACCAGAAGCTTCTTCTCAGCCTCTGAAATCATCAGATCACGTCCTTTATAGGATGGAAGGGGAGTTCGTGCTTTCAAATATGCTATCCAAGCCAAGTTCTTTTATTGCATTAAGATCATCCGCGTTTATATTACCCCATATGTAAAATCCTTTAAATTCTCCTGTAGTTTTATCCCAAAAATCGCTTTTCTCTTCGTAATAAACTGGCATGTTTATTGAGTATTCATAAAGTAATTTCTTAAGTGTCCACATATCAACTTTTTTGCCTGTCTCCTCCTTTATTCTTTCTATGATTTCTTTCCAGGTTTTAGCGCCTTCTTTTATACATTTTCCAAAAATTTTTTGGATTTTATTATCAGAATCCTGGATTATAATATCAGGTATTACTATCTTTACTCCTGCAATTCTTCGGAATAATAATTGGGCCTGGCTCTTTTTCTCTACGCTGAAATATTCAAGATCTTTGAGTATGTCTTCTATTTTGTTTTCGTAATGCTCTTTCAGTGTTGAATTTCCAATCTTCTTTTTAAACACTTCTAGAATGAGGTTCCTTTCAGAATTATAATCCAAAATTTCGCCTTCATATTCTTTAAGCACTTCTCTTGTTTTCTCCACTACTCTCTGATCATATATGCGCTTGGTTCCATTGTCAATTTTTAGATTGCCGTTTTCCACTTTTCCAGTAAATATTATTATGTTGGGTTCATGTTCTTGGTAATCTTCTTCTCTATTCCTGTAGATTCGTCCCCAGCGCTGGATTTGACTGTCAATTGTGGATATCTCCGTTATCATCGTGTCAAAATCGAGGTCTACAGAAGCTTCTATTATCTGCGTCGACACAACTATTACTTGCTCTCCATTTTCTACTTTCTCTCTTATTTCTTTTAATCTTCTGTCTTTTTCGATTTCAAGTATTCTTGAATGGAGAAGGTACACATTAGGATAATCTTCATTTAATTTTTTATATAATTGAATTGCCTTTTTGACATTATTGACCACTATAAGAAAGTTCTTATTCTGATCTTCTAGAACATCTTTTATCTCATTTTCACTTTCTTTATGGATTTTTAATTCTTTGTCCCTAAAAAGTGGTTTATCTATGACCTTTATCTTATGTCTTTTTAAATTTAGATTTTTCACAGGGAGCCCATAATCTTTAACATCCACAAAATCGAAATCTTTAAAGAATCTCTTAAAATAAGGGGGGAAAGTTGCAGTCATTATCATGACTTTACCATCTAACTCCTTGATAATATTAACTGTTTTAATGATGATAGCGGCCATTTCTTCATTGTATGTTTGTACTTCGTCTATAATAAATGAAGAGAATGGATAGGCAGATATTACCTTATCAGATCCATAATAATTAAGCGAAGTTAAAAATACCTGGTCTGGTGTCGTTAATAAAACAGGTGATGCTAGGAGCCTTGCAGAAGTCAACATTTTATCAAGATCTATACTTTTTCCTTTCCTTTCTTCGTCCATGTATTCTATAAAAGCAGTTGAATGAAGAATATCAACATTAGAAGCGTTGAAATAACCATTTTCTTCGTTTCTGAACCTTATGAAGAGATCGTTCAATGCTACTCGTAATGGTAATGTGTACATTAATTTTCTATTATTTTTTGCGGCCCAAAGGATGGCAAATTCTGTCTTACCAGAACCGGTTGGAGCCACAAGAACTAAAGAATCTCCCAGATCTATTTCATCTAAGAGTGTTTTTTGCCATAATTTTTTCACTGGGATTCTTTTTTTGAGTCTATCTTCGATATTAACGAATATTCTTGGAGTATATGATTCTATGGGCACGTTTGCACTTGCTGAATAATCTGATCTTCTAAGAAGCCCCAATAAGACTAAAAAATCATAATCTTCCGCTTTTGGATTATAAAATCCTGCGAAATCAGAAATATCATCATCATGCCTATTGATTTTTCTTAATAAAACCTTTGCTTTATCAAAATCCATCTTTTTTCTTAGATAATCAATTGCAGAAGAAACTATATTCTCCTGGAAGTCTCTTTTGATAGATTCCAATAATTGAATTAAAAAATCTTCTAATAGATGACGTTTTTCAATTATAAACTCAAGGTATGAGTTTACTTGATCCTCATAATTATAGACTATTTCCATCAAATCCCGTTCAACAGTAAAATATTCATTGTAATGATGTAAAAGAATGGCAGTTCTAATTTTTTTGTCTAACTTGTCATTACCTACGAGAAATGTGCTCCATATACTTGAAAGTATTTCGTGACGTGGAGATCTCTGAAGACCTCTTAAAGGTTTGAAAAACTCCTTTAATTCAATCCAATCCTTATCTTTCCTTTCTTCTGGCTTTAAAACTTTCCTCTGAAAATTATAGTCGATCTTTCCAAGGTCGTGGATTAGCGCAGCAACTATAAGCCTCTCAAACAAAGTCCTGTCTAAATCGTATGTGAAATTCCCCCTATTTTCGTCAAAAAATCTATACATTTCAACAATCCTATTCACAGTCTCCTCTAGGTGGTCTTTTAAAAGATAATTCTCTTGATCACTCGATTTAGCCCTTAAAAGCTCCATTAATTCCATTATAACCACCCGAAATTTTTAGATATCTTGAAAACCAGCCCCCCAACATGGTACTCTTCAACAGTTACCTTATCCTCTAAATATATTACTTGATCTGTGCCGGTATAAATTACACTTTCAAATTCAGGTACCCTATCTGTAGAATTTGATAATTCGGCCTTGTTTGAAATGACACGGTCCTTGTTTTTAAATAAAACCTTTAGGGGTATGGAATAAACGGGGAATTTCCTATTTTTTAAGGGGAAAGTTTTGCCATTATCTTCTAGCTTAATATATGTTGGATATGTGAGCCATATGTTCCTTTTAACCTTTTTTTCTTTTAAATCGAAATTTTTGTGCATATTTTTTATGAATATAATATCTTCGCTTCTTCCTAAGTAGAGTATATTAGAAGGTTTCGAAAGTGACTCTTCCACCTCCAAGAGCATGTTTTTATCACCTTTTAGGAAAATATAATAATGTCCATTGAAAAGCTCCTCTTGGTATGTTGGACTCCTTTGCGACTTTATATTTTCACTATAAAGGGGATATCCAGCATTCCACAATTCTAGGCGTCTATGACGTCTTCTTAAGGAGACTTCTCCCTTTATCAAACTCTGGTAATTCCAGAATTTACTTTCGAATAATCCATGAACACTAACCTTTAAATTGTATAATTCTTCGTCGTAGTATTTGCCAGTGGCGTTCTGTAGCATTCCGATGATCGTTGATTTAGGCGGTAAAGGATAACTCTGAGCATAATCAAATGTGAATGCATTTCTGTATTGTGCAAATGGTTGGAATATTTCCATGATTAATGTATCATCCATTTAAAAGCGCCCCAGTCCAAATTAAATTTGCACTTCTATACTCTCATCTTTGAAAATTTTCACATCCTTGTATTCACCTTCTTTATCGAATATCTTCTCGATAAATGAAAGAATTTTTTCATCATCTAACACGTCTATAGCGGCTTTAAGTCCATTAATTTCGAATAAAGGCTTCCTTGTTTTATTAGTTTTGTGTTTCACTTTTAATATGCGTCCATTTTCTGTTTCATTTTCTTCTATTTCATCGTATGCCTCTTCTACGTATTCGTCGACAAGAGCTAGTTTGTCTTTATATGTTTTGTATGGACAATCACTGTATATTCCTGCGATGAGGAGTTTAGGCGATAAATCCTCCTCCCGACCTTTTATACTGCGTTTTAAATTCATCAATGCTCTTATAAAATTCAATATCCTCTCTTTAATCTTTTCATTATCCTTTAACCTATATTTGATTGCATAAACATCATCAAATTCTGTGAACTCTGATAATTCTACGAGGTCTGATTGTAAAAGCTCTTTCTCATTTCTGCTTTTTTTCAATTTTATTGACAATTTTTCTCCACCATCTAAGCCACTTACTTTCTCTATACTTTCCACTTTGAATTTTCCATCTTGAATAGTAACATCTTTCTTTGGTTGGATGTAAACTTCTATTTCTCCGATATTTTCGATATCCACTACAACAGTGTACTGATAATATGTTTCGTGTTCTTCCATTGTGAACGGATTGGGTTCCATTTCACCGTGCATTTTTCGCATTCTATTTGCAAGGCCGATGTTGGCATTGAAATGTGCGTCATACATGAAAGGCGTCATAGAAACAGCATGAGAAATCTTAATAGGAGCCGTTCTAAAATTCTGTGGGGTGGTGTCCGTTATCAGATACCCGAAAAGATCAAATTCAGGATACTGTAATATGTCTCCAGTTAATAGAAATTCTGTTGCAGGTTGTATAACCTTGTTTTCACCCTTACCAGCTTTTATGAGGTTTTCTGCTTCGGTTAATTTAAATAAATTCATATTTTGCGCTGTTTCGAGCAAACTGTACCTTATGGCGTACCTACTTACTAGGGTATATTGTCTACCATCCCATTTCGTTATTTTCTTCAGTTCCTGATAATTTCCACTGCCTTGGTCATAGTTTAAAGAATTTCCATGGAAAACTATATCTAGCACTACATATTTTCCCATCTTTATTCACCTCGTACACTCATTATGCCCATTATGATTGAATATGCGATTTTTTCGAAGTTAGAAGGTGAAAGCGGGAACAACCATTCAAGTTTTCTGGAAAGTCTTTTAACATGTTCATCATTTTTACGGGAATTCAAAGCCCTTAGTAACGACGAAAAGAAATCATTCTGATTGTTCACTTTAGCTGAATTGAGTAGCTTGTAAACTAATCTTTGTCTATAACTTTCAGATCCAATATTTTCGAATGCTTTTTTCGTATATATTTTTATTTCATCATAATCTTTTGCTGAAATAGGTTTTTTAACAAATTTCATTGTTTACCCCCTATAAATCCTATGAAGAGGCCGAGAGCGTAATAAATCCATGTTTCATCATTTTGTACAATTTCATGGAAAACGTAATCATTTAAGTGCTTAATTAGCTTTTTATCCTTTTCTGGATTTGAAATTATAAGCCTTAAAAGGGAGTTTACAAATGAATATTTACTTTGTCGTCTTATAATAGAAAATAAATGTGGTGCGTTATTTTCTCTTATATCCTTAGAGAATAATTTCTGGATATTTGTCATGGCCATGCCCATTTTTTTACGGCTTTCCTTTATCTTTGGAATTAACTCATCCAATTTAGCCTTCAATAACATTGGATCCTCAAAGAGATTAGTAAAATCGTGTGCTGGGAATAATTCCGCCTCTACTGCAAGCGCGTAAAGTAAAGGTTGGACTTTTCGTTGTTTTGTTTTCTGGTTCAGCCTCAAAACTAAGTGATTCATTATTATAGGCATCAAAGATTTATTTTTAATGAATTCCTCAAAAAGCCATCTGTATTCATTTTCATCCACTTGCACTCTCTGATTCAAGTTTCTCCTGATATCATCATCCAATAGCAAGGTGGCCTGCAATCTGGAGATACCCATATACTCAACATCGATGAAGCGTTGAGTGTTCTCGTCCAACTTGGCATATTTTATGAGGTAAAGGTTTTCAAGAACCCACCATGACTCCATTTCTATTATAGTGTCAATAACTGTCTGCCACGTGCCTCTAAAAATACTATTCGGATCCTCCTCACTTTCAATCTTCGATTTTCTGAGCCTTAAACGCTTGTTAATTTCATATGTTGTAAAAATGTCATTTGAATAAAATACAAGATAATCAATGTTTCTATAATACTCGAATGCACGATCAAAACAGAAGAGATATACAAATAAATATGGTATATTGTTTATAAAGAATTTTGTCTTTAATGGCGCATAATAAATGTTAACTGCTTTACGATATGACGCCAAGAACTTGTTAATTGTCTTATCTATCCTATTAAGAATATGATCTTCCTTTTCTATCTTAAAATCTATAGCATGATAAAATTCTTCTTTTTGTTTTTCATGAGTGTAACCTGGCTGGAAGAATAAAAAATTCTTATAATATTTATTATCAATAGGTATCCTAAATACAGTACTTTCAGAAATATCTTTATTACCTACGATTTCGTCCTTCCATTTTTTATCTAAATATCTATCAACTTTAGAGAGCAGTTTTTTAAATTTTTTAGCATTTTTTATGAACTCTTCCCCATATTCTTTAAATTTTTCTATTGGAGCATCCCGAAACTTTTTTATATCCTTATATTTGAATTTTTGAAACCTTCCTTTTTTGTCTAAAAATCTCTTTATTTCATCTCTATTTTTTCTAATAAATTCCTTCTCAAAATCTTCTAATTCTCTTATTAACTCTTTTAGTTTTTCTAAAGATTTAGAGACTTTAGAGATAAACTTCTTATCATCCACCACTCTTTCTGTAATATAATCTTTCCAACGGCTTGTAGCCGCCTTGGTTATGTGGTTTTCCCATGTAAAGTCAAATATTTCCTTTTTTGATCTGAATTTTCTTTTATAAATTTCATTTAAAAAATCTTCAATAATCTTTTTAGAAACTGTTGAATCTTTCCTTTTTATCTCGGAACACATGTAGGCAAATGGGAAAAGCCCATAATATACGATTTCTTCATTTTCTTTTATTCTCTTCTGTGTCTCTAAAATATCCCACCCATAGATCTCCTCTAAGAGGTTTACGAACCCTAACATTCCTAAATCTATGATCCAGTTGCCGGTAAATTGTAAAACAGGCTCGCCTACTAATCTCGTTTCATTAGAAGCTTTTATCATGTTTTTATCACCATCCCAAATCCCATGCTATTTTTTTCTCCCACTCCGCAATCGTATGCGAATTCAATGAGCCTGGGATCTGCTTCCATTTCAAATCTCATATGGTATGCTCGATGGTATGTTTCAGCCCCACTTTTAGGTATTTTGATCCTCTTCCTCTTTATCGACCGCTGTTCTGGGACTATTTTAATGTATTCGTCTCCATCGTATTCTCCATGGAATGCGATGTACTTGTTGATGAGGTTTTTTTGCAAGTTTTCATAAAATTTAAGATCCGCTGGGTTGAGATCCCATTGTTTCAGCTTCCCATTTTCTTCCTTGAGCGTTCGTGTGATGATAGGGGATAAAGTTTTGAATTTCATTCGCTTTTTTAT
The sequence above is drawn from the Methanothermobacter tenebrarum genome and encodes:
- the cas1b gene encoding type I-B CRISPR-associated endonuclease Cas1b, whose protein sequence is MTRKNYYILTNGLLKRKENTLYFINKDGKRPLPIHAIYSIYTYGALSISSQVVNLLSKEGIPIHFFNRYGFYTGSFYPRETLLSGDLLIKQVEHFIDNEKRLKLASDFVKGAISNMKRVLSYYNLDNNMDALLENLNSCDKITEIMNVEGRARADYYRLLDKILPKDFRIGQRTRRPPKNMTNALISFGNSLLYSTIISEIYNTQLNPTISYLHEPFERRYSLALDISELFKPIIIDRLILYLIKKNMIDKTDFEKDLNYSLLNENGKRKFIAEYDKRLKKTIKHRKIGRKVSYKRLIRLECYKLIKHVLGKEQYKPFISWW
- the cas4 gene encoding CRISPR-associated protein Cas4, producing the protein MISEAEKKLLVRGTQINYYFVCKTKLWLFSHHIQMEQESDAVELGKLIHDDTYKREEKGLILDDLISADFMRKGKVLEVHEVKKSNKMEEAHLFQLLYYLYYLKNEKGIEKIRGFIDYPKLRKRKEIRLTHDIEKRLEKILQDIDSIIKGDVPQPQRKKICRNCAYLEFCWS
- the cas3 gene encoding CRISPR-associated helicase Cas3', which codes for MELMELLRAKSSDQENYLLKDHLEETVNRIVEMYRFFDENRGNFTYDLDRTLFERLIVAALIHDLGKIDYNFQRKVLKPEERKDKDWIELKEFFKPLRGLQRSPRHEILSSIWSTFLVGNDKLDKKIRTAILLHHYNEYFTVERDLMEIVYNYEDQVNSYLEFIIEKRHLLEDFLIQLLESIKRDFQENIVSSAIDYLRKKMDFDKAKVLLRKINRHDDDISDFAGFYNPKAEDYDFLVLLGLLRRSDYSASANVPIESYTPRIFVNIEDRLKKRIPVKKLWQKTLLDEIDLGDSLVLVAPTGSGKTEFAILWAAKNNRKLMYTLPLRVALNDLFIRFRNEENGYFNASNVDILHSTAFIEYMDEERKGKSIDLDKMLTSARLLASPVLLTTPDQVFLTSLNYYGSDKVISAYPFSSFIIDEVQTYNEEMAAIIIKTVNIIKELDGKVMIMTATFPPYFKRFFKDFDFVDVKDYGLPVKNLNLKRHKIKVIDKPLFRDKELKIHKESENEIKDVLEDQNKNFLIVVNNVKKAIQLYKKLNEDYPNVYLLHSRILEIEKDRRLKEIREKVENGEQVIVVSTQIIEASVDLDFDTMITEISTIDSQIQRWGRIYRNREEDYQEHEPNIIIFTGKVENGNLKIDNGTKRIYDQRVVEKTREVLKEYEGEILDYNSERNLILEVFKKKIGNSTLKEHYENKIEDILKDLEYFSVEKKSQAQLLFRRIAGVKIVIPDIIIQDSDNKIQKIFGKCIKEGAKTWKEIIERIKEETGKKVDMWTLKKLLYEYSINMPVYYEEKSDFWDKTTGEFKGFYIWGNINADDLNAIKELGLDSIFESTNSPSIL
- the cas5b gene encoding type I-B CRISPR-associated protein Cas5b — protein: MEIFQPFAQYRNAFTFDYAQSYPLPPKSTIIGMLQNATGKYYDEELYNLKVSVHGLFESKFWNYQSLIKGEVSLRRRHRRLELWNAGYPLYSENIKSQRSPTYQEELFNGHYYIFLKGDKNMLLEVEESLSKPSNILYLGRSEDIIFIKNMHKNFDLKEKKVKRNIWLTYPTYIKLEDNGKTFPLKNRKFPVYSIPLKVLFKNKDRVISNKAELSNSTDRVPEFESVIYTGTDQVIYLEDKVTVEEYHVGGLVFKISKNFGWL
- the cas7i gene encoding type I-B CRISPR-associated protein Cas7/Cst2/DevR; this encodes MGKYVVLDIVFHGNSLNYDQGSGNYQELKKITKWDGRQYTLVSRYAIRYSLLETAQNMNLFKLTEAENLIKAGKGENKVIQPATEFLLTGDILQYPEFDLFGYLITDTTPQNFRTAPIKISHAVSMTPFMYDAHFNANIGLANRMRKMHGEMEPNPFTMEEHETYYQYTVVVDIENIGEIEVYIQPKKDVTIQDGKFKVESIEKVSGLDGGEKLSIKLKKSRNEKELLQSDLVELSEFTEFDDVYAIKYRLKDNEKIKERILNFIRALMNLKRSIKGREEDLSPKLLIAGIYSDCPYKTYKDKLALVDEYVEEAYDEIEENETENGRILKVKHKTNKTRKPLFEINGLKAAIDVLDDEKILSFIEKIFDKEGEYKDVKIFKDESIEVQI
- the cas6 gene encoding CRISPR-associated endoribonuclease Cas6, yielding MRLHLLFKAEEPIKIPYNYNYAINSMIYNKIADKDLAAKLHQTKNYKFFTFSELQIMKRKPLKKYLIAENGEIGLYISSPDEGFIKSLVEGFLTDPQINLLKNKIWIEKVSLLKKPKIKKRMKFKTLSPIITRTLKEENGKLKQWDLNPADLKFYENLQKNLINKYIAFHGEYDGDEYIKIVPEQRSIKRKRIKIPKSGAETYHRAYHMRFEMEADPRLIEFAYDCGVGEKNSMGFGMVIKT